Proteins found in one Nocardia brasiliensis ATCC 700358 genomic segment:
- a CDS encoding 2-oxo-4-hydroxy-4-carboxy-5-ureidoimidazoline decarboxylase: MHQGIGLDRFNQFPRARAIHALFGCCGNVTWATELADARPFPDRDALLATADIGLLALSPGDLDRAFEAVAHEQVSEHSVSELARCTHARIAQLLGPSEGYPEY, translated from the coding sequence ATGCATCAGGGAATCGGTCTCGACCGGTTCAACCAATTTCCCCGCGCCCGCGCGATTCACGCGCTCTTCGGCTGTTGCGGCAATGTCACCTGGGCGACCGAACTCGCCGACGCCAGACCCTTCCCAGATCGGGACGCGCTGCTGGCCACCGCGGACATCGGCCTGCTCGCGCTCTCGCCGGGCGATCTGGATCGGGCGTTCGAAGCGGTTGCGCACGAACAGGTCTCGGAGCACAGCGTGTCCGAGCTGGCACGTTGCACGCACGCGCGCATCGCCCAACTGCTCGGGCCGAGCGAGGGCTATCCGGAATACTGA